Proteins encoded by one window of Culicoides brevitarsis isolate CSIRO-B50_1 chromosome 2, AGI_CSIRO_Cbre_v1, whole genome shotgun sequence:
- the LOC134830693 gene encoding sodium/potassium-transporting ATPase subunit beta-2-like: MSKKKGGNYNSVATNNDFHGVFKPEPVSFGQFLFNSKEGTILGRSPLSWTKIILFFTIFYSVLIAFFAVCMHVFMMTIDENVPSRILGDSIIGTNPGVGFIPIDEDDTHGALIWFDTKNKTTGLLWAKRIDEMLNGYYNKSKLPDEGRNQVACDFETPRKNNKNCLVPIDEWNECNRNNSYGYSNAAPCIFLKLNRIYNWVPDMYNDPTDLPDDMPEELKLYIAKLPEAERNQVWITCKGEQPLDVENIGPIQYVSRRGLPAYYFPYVNTPGYLSPLVAVRLERPKTNTIINIECRAWAKNIIYHGGNRDRSGSVHLEMLID, from the exons atgtcaaaaaagaaGGGAGGAAATTACAATTCCGTGGCGACAAACAACGACTTCCACGGAGTCTTCAAGCCAGAACCCGTGAGTTTCGGCCAATTTCTCTTCAACTCAAAGGAAGGAACAATTCTGGGAAGGTCACCTCTAAGTTGGA caaaaataatattgttctTTACAATATTCTACTCGGTTCTAATAGCATTTTTCGCTGTTTGCATGCACGTGTTCATGATGACAATTGACGAAAATGTTCCCAGCAGAATATTGGGCGATTCAATAATTG gaacAAATCCCGGCGTTGGATTCATTCCAATTGACGAAGATGACACTCATGGCGCCTTGATTTGGTTTGACACGAAAAATAAGACGACTGGTCTATTGTGGGCTAAGCGCATTGACGAGATGCTCAACGGGTACTACAACAAATCAAAATTACCTGATGAAGGACGCAACCAAGTGGCATGCGATTTCGAAACACCtcgcaaaaataacaaaaactgCCTTGTACCGATCGATGAGTGGAATGAGTGCAATAGAAATAACTCTTATGGATATTCGAATGCTGCTCCTTGTATTTTCTTGAAGCTAAACAGA atTTACAACTGGGTACCTGACATGTACAACGATCCTACTGACCTTCCCGACGACATGCCCGAGGAATTAAAATTGTACATCGCCAAGTTGCCGGAAGCCGAACGGAATCAAGTCTGGATTACTTGCAAGGGCGAACAACCACTTGACGTTGAGAACATTGGACCCATTCAGTATGTGAGCAGACGTGGATTGCCTGCTTATTATTTCCCATACGTCAATACTCCGGGTTATTTGAGTCCTCTGGTTGCTGTTCGATTGGAACGTCCAAAAA cTAACACAATCATCAACATCGAATGCCGTGCCTGGGCCAAAAACATCATCTACCACGGCGGAAATCGCGATCGATCTGGTTCCGTTCATCTTGAAATGCTCATCGACTAG
- the LOC134830782 gene encoding sodium/potassium-transporting ATPase subunit beta-2-like isoform X1 encodes MPRHHEEPFDRFQQYYIPQEEITMTTSESFRKFIWNHKEKEFCGRDAASWSKIGIFYTVFYGCLAALVAVCMWVFFQTLDPRIPKWKLDQSLIGTNPGLGFRPLPPDDNVESTLIWYRGTDKENFKHWTESLNEFLEVYKTPGLTPGRGQNIYNCDYTSPPPAGQVCDVDIKNWAPCTQENNYNYHRSAPCIFLKLNKIYGWIPEFYNESDKLPDKMPNELKEHIKGIEKTERPALNTIWVSCEGENPADIENIGPVKYYPRRGFPGYFYPFENSEGYLSPLVAVHFERPVRGIIINVECKAWAHNIKHDRADRIGSVHFELMID; translated from the exons atgccACGACATCATGAGGAGCCGTTTGACCGTTTCCAACAGTATTATATACCTCAAGAGGAGATTACCATGACGACTAGCGAGTCGTTTAGGAAATTTATTTGGAATCACAAGGAAAAGGAATTTTGTGGACGTGATGCTGCCAGTTGGT caaaaattggCATATTTTACACAGTATTTTATGGATGCTTAGCAGCCCTAGTAGCCGTTTGTATGTGGGTGTTCTTCCAAACGTTGGACCCCAGAATACCAAAATGGAAATTAGACCAATCGCTCATAGGAACAAATCCAG GTCTCGGTTTTCGACCATTGCCTCCAGATGATAATGTGGAAAGTACACTGATTTGGTATCGCGGCACTGACAAGGAAAACTTCAAACACTGGACAGAAtcgttgaatgaatttttagaag tctACAAAACACCCGGTTTGACCCCTGGTCGTGGTCAAAACATCTACAACTGCGATTACACTTCTCCACCACCAGCTGGCCAAGTGTGCGACGTCGACATCAAAAATTGGGCACCATGCACGCAAGAAAACAACTACAACTACCATCGCAGTGCCCCGTGCATCTTCTTGAAGTTGAATAAAATCTACGGATGGATTCCAGAATTCTACAATGAATCCGACAAACTGCCAGACAAAATGCCAAATGAACTTAAAGAACACATCAAGGGAATCGAAAAGACAGAAAGGCCAGCT ttgaacaCGATTTGGGTGTCATGCGAAGGTGAGAATCCAGCTGATATTGAGAATATTGGTCCAGTCAAGTATTACCCACGTCGCGGATTCCCCGGATATTTCTATCCATTCGAGAACTCAGAGGGATATTTGAGTCCATTGGTTGCCGTACATTTTGAAAGACCAGTTC GAGGCATCATCATCAATGTTGAATGCAAGGCTTGGGCTCACAATATTAAACACGACAGAGCTGACAGAATAGGTTCCGTTCACTTTGAATTGATGATTGATTAA
- the LOC134830782 gene encoding sodium/potassium-transporting ATPase subunit beta-2-like isoform X2 — protein MSKHKAPTSPIVEEDQFFVRRKPDPIPFHKFLYNSREGTVLGRSGTSWAKIGIFYTVFYGCLAALVAVCMWVFFQTLDPRIPKWKLDQSLIGTNPGLGFRPLPPDDNVESTLIWYRGTDKENFKHWTESLNEFLEVYKTPGLTPGRGQNIYNCDYTSPPPAGQVCDVDIKNWAPCTQENNYNYHRSAPCIFLKLNKIYGWIPEFYNESDKLPDKMPNELKEHIKGIEKTERPALNTIWVSCEGENPADIENIGPVKYYPRRGFPGYFYPFENSEGYLSPLVAVHFERPVRGIIINVECKAWAHNIKHDRADRIGSVHFELMID, from the exons atgtcTAAACATAAGGCACCTACATCGCCCATCGTTGAAGAGGATCAATTCTTCGTGCGACGAAAACCAGACCCGATTCcgttccataaatttttatacaactcGAGAGAGGGCACAGTACTTGGCAGATCAGGAACCTCCTGGG caaaaattggCATATTTTACACAGTATTTTATGGATGCTTAGCAGCCCTAGTAGCCGTTTGTATGTGGGTGTTCTTCCAAACGTTGGACCCCAGAATACCAAAATGGAAATTAGACCAATCGCTCATAGGAACAAATCCAG GTCTCGGTTTTCGACCATTGCCTCCAGATGATAATGTGGAAAGTACACTGATTTGGTATCGCGGCACTGACAAGGAAAACTTCAAACACTGGACAGAAtcgttgaatgaatttttagaag tctACAAAACACCCGGTTTGACCCCTGGTCGTGGTCAAAACATCTACAACTGCGATTACACTTCTCCACCACCAGCTGGCCAAGTGTGCGACGTCGACATCAAAAATTGGGCACCATGCACGCAAGAAAACAACTACAACTACCATCGCAGTGCCCCGTGCATCTTCTTGAAGTTGAATAAAATCTACGGATGGATTCCAGAATTCTACAATGAATCCGACAAACTGCCAGACAAAATGCCAAATGAACTTAAAGAACACATCAAGGGAATCGAAAAGACAGAAAGGCCAGCT ttgaacaCGATTTGGGTGTCATGCGAAGGTGAGAATCCAGCTGATATTGAGAATATTGGTCCAGTCAAGTATTACCCACGTCGCGGATTCCCCGGATATTTCTATCCATTCGAGAACTCAGAGGGATATTTGAGTCCATTGGTTGCCGTACATTTTGAAAGACCAGTTC GAGGCATCATCATCAATGTTGAATGCAAGGCTTGGGCTCACAATATTAAACACGACAGAGCTGACAGAATAGGTTCCGTTCACTTTGAATTGATGATTGATTAA
- the LOC134831771 gene encoding sodium/potassium-transporting ATPase subunit beta-2-like: MSAFLHFLQLLLLATVISCQDTSPAPATGPSLSFFPKPPKKWEEQTLIWYKGGENYKSWSNKLNKFLQVYEMDELTNGRQLNLYNCDFDDFPPKGRVCRIDMKKGWGPCTKENIYGYHKHSPCVFLRIDANRHWTPEYFNVSSELPPHASQDLREYMNKADGDQRKMIWVSCDGEGPVDRENMGPLKYYPRPGFPGYFFPSLKTEGYLSPIMAVHFEKPTRGVITNVQCHMYARNIQHDITRNIGSVHFQLMVDD, encoded by the exons ATGTCCgcgtttttacattttttgcaacTTCTACTTTTGGCCACCGTCATCAGTTGTCAGGATACATCGCCAGCTCCCGCTACAGGACCAt caCTATCATTTTTCCCAAAACCACCGAAAAAGTGGGAAGAACAGACCCTCATCTGGTACAAAGGTGGCGAAAATTACAAGTCATGGTCAAATAagttaaataagtttttacaaG tGTACGAAATGGACGAACTCACAAATGGGCGACAACTGAACTTGTATAATTgcgattttgatgattttccaCCCAAAGGACGTGTTTGCCGCATCGACATGAAGAAAGGATGGGGTCCGTGCAccaaggaaaatatttatgg ttatCACAAACACTCACCTTGCGTTTTCCTCCGTATCGACGCCAATCGTCACTGGACTCCCGAATATTTCAACGTTTCGAGTGAACTTCCACCGCATGCGAGCCAAGACCTACGAGAATACATGAACAAAGCTGATGGCGACCAGAGAAAAATGATTTGGGTGTCATGTGATGGCGAAGGACCTGTTGATCGCGAAAATATGGGACCATTAAAGTACTATCCGCGTCCTGGATTTCCTGGATACTTTTTCCCCTCATTAAAAACTGAAGGATATCTCAGTCCCATTATGGCTGTTCACTTCGAGAAACCCACAA GAGGAGTTATCACGAACGTTCAATGTCATATGTATGCCCGAAACATCCAACATGACATCACCCGGAATATCGGAAGTGTCCATTTTCAACTGATGGTCGatgattaa